In Solidesulfovibrio fructosivorans JJ], a genomic segment contains:
- a CDS encoding DksA/TraR family C4-type zinc finger protein, whose product MANGWAGDGAVQDQIAHSVEDEVARVRSRMPRGESLSECEECGEPIPEARRKALPGVRLCVACQQERDRDQVAFSPYNRRGSKDSQLR is encoded by the coding sequence ATGGCCAATGGCTGGGCCGGCGACGGGGCCGTGCAGGACCAGATAGCCCATTCCGTCGAGGATGAGGTGGCCCGGGTGCGAAGCCGCATGCCCCGTGGCGAAAGCCTCTCGGAGTGCGAGGAATGCGGCGAGCCCATCCCCGAGGCGAGGCGCAAGGCGCTGCCCGGCGTGCGGCTCTGCGTCGCCTGCCAGCAGGAGCGCGACCGGGATCAGGTCGCCTTTTCCCCATACAACCGCCGCGGCAGCAAGGACAGCCAATTGCGGTAG
- a CDS encoding 4Fe-4S dicluster domain-containing protein, with translation MHASVKEYLIRFDPGKCLQCHGCETACKSWRDLPYGIRFRRVVNLWDGGYPAVTSKSLSLACLHCVAPACLDACAAGAISKSEEDGRVVVDAARCIGCKACARACPYGVPQFGPDKVMVKCDLCLDQQLGGLEPPCVATCPDRALVWEETTPAGKKAEEAAVGGLLAKAGLLGGGQGKRRRAGKAAPKRGSGQASCGRGS, from the coding sequence ATGCACGCGTCAGTGAAAGAGTATCTGATCCGGTTCGATCCCGGAAAGTGCCTCCAGTGCCACGGCTGCGAGACCGCCTGCAAAAGCTGGCGCGACCTGCCCTACGGCATACGGTTCCGGCGGGTCGTCAACCTTTGGGACGGCGGCTATCCGGCCGTGACGAGCAAAAGCCTGTCCCTGGCCTGCCTGCACTGCGTCGCGCCGGCCTGTCTTGACGCCTGCGCCGCCGGGGCCATCAGCAAAAGCGAAGAGGATGGCCGGGTGGTCGTGGACGCCGCGCGCTGCATCGGCTGCAAGGCCTGCGCCCGGGCCTGCCCCTACGGCGTGCCCCAGTTCGGCCCGGACAAGGTCATGGTCAAGTGCGACCTCTGTCTGGACCAGCAGCTTGGCGGCCTTGAGCCGCCCTGCGTGGCCACCTGCCCGGACCGGGCCCTTGTCTGGGAGGAAACCACCCCGGCCGGGAAAAAGGCCGAGGAAGCGGCCGTGGGCGGGCTTTTGGCCAAGGCCGGGCTGCTCGGCGGCGGCCAGGGGAAGCGCCGCCGCGCCGGCAAGGCCGCCCCGAAGCGTGGTTCCGGCCAGGCGTCGTGCGGGCGGGGCTCTTGA